Proteins encoded in a region of the Haloarcula sp. CBA1129 genome:
- a CDS encoding VWA domain-containing protein: MVVFGAGKKASQGASFAAVVGQRDLKDGLLAVATDDDLDGLLVRGEKGTAKSTAVRALADLLPEQRAIADCPYGCPPDRPEAQCGDCRTRADPPVETRSVPLVTLPLGATRDRVVGTLSVADALDGDHEFDPGLLARANRGILYVDEVNLLDDHLVDVLLDAAASGQNRVERDGVTVTHPAEFTLVGTMNPEEGDLRPQLRDRFALQTEVSACEDVGDRVAIIDQALGEDDEESRAEPDRDPGERLRTARELLPEVDLAREFREQIAELCRDAGLDGHRGDIATARAARTFAALDGRTTVLESDIERAAEFALPHRLTSRPFEDSPDMDDVLDDHFEDEEDESEEGSAEEGESDGEESGADGDDEGADGDPADDGADSESGGDANEQQEQQPDDGEQSDEDGDNESGERGEQPTPASADSDGERQEREAGDSDGAAGGDGEEGDSDQSDDPENATPLLPGQSRAEVGDSGAPDVDAPTVDTDGGMSSGRADATGTKRGATVRTERAGRDDEVDAAASVRAAASRGSGRVESRDLRKSVRAGDAETLVVFAVDASASMRPAMKAAKGTVLELLKDAYQARDEVAFVTFAGEGADVVLPPTDSVSLAARHLKDLPTGDRTPLPDGLTAARDVLDRADPDAGVVIVVTDGRANTADGSPVEETGTAAKALGEAADRTIVVDAGDGSRAGLLDVVAEETSASVVPLDALTAERVDAVAGER; the protein is encoded by the coding sequence ATGGTTGTATTCGGCGCGGGCAAAAAAGCTTCGCAGGGGGCCTCGTTCGCGGCCGTCGTCGGCCAGCGGGACCTCAAGGACGGACTGCTGGCCGTCGCGACGGACGACGACCTCGACGGACTGCTGGTCCGCGGCGAGAAGGGGACTGCGAAATCGACGGCCGTCCGCGCTCTCGCCGACCTGCTGCCCGAACAGCGCGCAATCGCGGACTGCCCCTACGGCTGTCCGCCGGACAGGCCGGAAGCCCAGTGTGGGGACTGCCGGACACGGGCGGACCCGCCCGTCGAGACGCGGTCGGTTCCACTTGTCACGCTCCCCCTCGGCGCGACCCGGGACCGCGTCGTCGGGACGCTGTCTGTCGCCGACGCCCTTGACGGCGACCACGAGTTCGACCCCGGCCTGCTCGCCCGCGCGAACCGCGGCATCCTCTACGTCGACGAGGTGAACCTGCTGGACGACCACCTCGTCGATGTACTGCTCGACGCCGCCGCGAGCGGTCAGAACCGCGTCGAGCGCGACGGCGTCACCGTCACCCACCCCGCCGAGTTCACGCTGGTCGGGACGATGAACCCCGAGGAGGGCGATCTGCGCCCCCAGCTACGGGATCGCTTTGCTCTCCAGACCGAGGTGTCCGCCTGCGAGGACGTAGGCGACCGCGTCGCCATCATCGATCAGGCGCTGGGGGAGGACGACGAGGAGTCACGGGCCGAACCCGACCGCGATCCCGGAGAACGATTGCGAACCGCTCGCGAGCTGCTGCCCGAGGTCGACCTCGCCCGAGAGTTCCGCGAGCAGATCGCCGAACTCTGTCGGGACGCCGGCCTCGACGGCCACCGCGGGGACATCGCCACGGCGCGGGCGGCCCGGACCTTCGCCGCGCTGGATGGGCGAACGACAGTCCTCGAATCAGACATCGAGCGGGCCGCCGAGTTCGCCTTGCCCCACCGACTCACGTCCAGACCGTTCGAGGATTCGCCGGACATGGACGACGTGCTCGACGACCACTTCGAGGACGAGGAGGACGAATCCGAGGAAGGGTCCGCCGAGGAAGGGGAGAGCGATGGCGAGGAAAGTGGCGCGGACGGTGACGACGAAGGGGCCGACGGCGACCCGGCAGATGACGGGGCCGACTCTGAGAGCGGTGGAGATGCGAACGAACAGCAGGAACAGCAGCCGGATGACGGCGAGCAGTCCGATGAGGACGGCGACAACGAGTCGGGCGAGCGGGGCGAACAGCCGACGCCCGCTTCGGCAGATAGCGACGGCGAGCGACAGGAGAGAGAGGCCGGCGACAGCGACGGGGCGGCTGGAGGCGACGGTGAAGAAGGTGACTCCGACCAGTCCGACGACCCAGAAAACGCGACACCGCTGTTGCCGGGCCAGTCCAGAGCCGAAGTCGGCGACAGCGGCGCACCCGACGTAGACGCCCCGACCGTCGACACCGACGGCGGGATGTCGAGCGGGCGTGCGGACGCGACGGGCACAAAGCGAGGGGCAACAGTGCGGACCGAGCGTGCCGGTCGCGACGACGAGGTTGACGCCGCAGCGTCGGTCCGTGCGGCAGCCAGTCGCGGGAGCGGCCGCGTCGAATCACGGGACCTCCGCAAGTCGGTCCGAGCGGGCGACGCCGAGACGTTGGTGGTGTTCGCCGTCGACGCGAGCGCGTCGATGCGCCCGGCGATGAAGGCTGCGAAAGGCACCGTACTGGAACTGCTGAAAGACGCCTACCAAGCCCGCGACGAGGTGGCGTTCGTCACCTTCGCCGGCGAGGGCGCAGATGTGGTCCTCCCGCCGACTGACAGCGTCTCGCTGGCGGCCCGGCACCTGAAGGACCTCCCGACAGGCGACCGGACGCCACTGCCGGACGGCCTGACCGCTGCCCGTGACGTGCTCGACCGAGCCGACCCGGACGCCGGCGTCGTCATCGTCGTGACCGACGGGCGGGCGAACACCGCCGACGGGAGTCCGGTCGAAGAGACCGGAACCGCGGCCAAGGCGCTCGGTGAGGCGGCCGACCGAACCATTGTCGTGGATGCCGGCGACGGGAGCCGTGCCGGCCTGCTGGATGTCGTGGCCGAGGAAACGAGCGCCTCGGTGGTGCCACTCGATGCGCTGACCGCGGAGCGAGTGGACGCCGTCGCTGGCGAACGATAA
- a CDS encoding CbtB domain-containing protein: MQDDTDTARATDSVYDRIERAKGALTGPQVAIAVALVAALGFTLLFVQDPMLHDSLHNFRHSAGITCH; the protein is encoded by the coding sequence ATGCAGGATGACACTGACACCGCACGCGCCACGGACAGCGTGTACGACCGCATCGAACGCGCCAAAGGGGCACTGACCGGCCCACAGGTCGCCATTGCCGTTGCACTGGTGGCGGCGCTCGGCTTCACGCTACTGTTCGTGCAGGACCCGATGCTGCACGACTCACTGCACAACTTCCGACACAGCGCCGGGATCACCTGCCACTGA
- a CDS encoding CbtA family protein codes for MATDYLERGAVAGVAGGLVYGLFVATVGNSFTAGLETFEHSHGGGGPVVSELTTTVASIGGGVLWGILFGVAVFGMAYFFLEPAIPGSGATKRLALAGAGFLTVSGAPWLVLPPQPPGVEQALGTETRLAWYAGLMALGALVAVLAGLAYRRTERRHTAVRLGAAALPLALLAVPVVLAPANPVHGDVPAALVAAYRWTVVFGQLLLWATIAGVHAWLGDGDTPAMDDLDYPATAD; via the coding sequence ATGGCGACTGACTACCTCGAACGCGGCGCGGTGGCCGGCGTGGCAGGTGGGCTGGTCTACGGCCTCTTCGTTGCGACGGTCGGGAACAGCTTCACTGCCGGACTGGAGACGTTCGAACACAGCCACGGCGGGGGCGGTCCCGTCGTCTCGGAACTCACGACGACCGTCGCGAGCATCGGCGGCGGCGTCCTCTGGGGAATCCTCTTCGGCGTCGCAGTGTTCGGGATGGCGTACTTCTTCCTCGAACCGGCGATTCCCGGCTCCGGTGCGACGAAGCGACTGGCGCTTGCGGGGGCTGGCTTCCTCACCGTCTCCGGTGCGCCGTGGCTCGTCCTCCCGCCACAGCCGCCGGGCGTCGAGCAGGCGCTTGGAACGGAGACGCGACTCGCTTGGTACGCCGGCCTGATGGCGCTGGGCGCACTGGTCGCGGTACTCGCCGGGCTCGCATACCGGCGGACGGAGCGTCGCCACACCGCAGTCAGACTCGGGGCCGCGGCGCTGCCGCTCGCACTGCTTGCAGTTCCTGTCGTACTCGCACCAGCGAACCCGGTCCACGGCGACGTGCCCGCCGCGTTGGTCGCAGCCTATCGCTGGACGGTCGTGTTCGGCCAGTTGCTGCTGTGGGCCACGATTGCTGGTGTTCACGCATGGCTCGGAGACGGCGATACCCCAGCCATGGACGACTTGGACTATCCCGCGACGGCAGACTGA
- a CDS encoding Rnase Y domain-containing protein codes for MANDTDADHEDAPADADADVDDDSAATDDHPTEREREFAQMQRRLNEREMGLDQRSAELDRREEKVDAREEELNRRETELDEREYQLDEREAALDDRETDLDEREAELTEYDAQLSERAAELDEHEETLNTYLSGQMADVEESVTETMHNALDRYEATRSAGQFGPTGTMLVGLAGVALVVAGIGFSALVSAGTAPFSVGGTTADLAIAAVVAIVGLALNLGTVAGKI; via the coding sequence ATGGCTAATGACACAGACGCGGACCACGAAGATGCACCGGCCGATGCGGACGCCGATGTCGACGACGACAGCGCCGCTACCGATGACCACCCAACCGAGCGCGAGCGGGAGTTCGCGCAGATGCAGCGTCGGCTCAACGAGCGGGAGATGGGTCTCGACCAGCGGAGTGCGGAACTCGACCGGCGTGAAGAGAAGGTCGACGCTCGGGAGGAGGAACTGAACCGGCGAGAGACGGAACTGGACGAGCGGGAGTACCAACTCGACGAACGCGAAGCCGCCCTCGACGACCGGGAGACCGATCTCGACGAGCGCGAGGCCGAACTGACGGAGTACGATGCCCAATTGTCCGAGCGCGCCGCGGAGCTCGACGAGCACGAGGAGACGCTGAACACCTACCTTTCGGGGCAGATGGCGGACGTAGAGGAGTCGGTCACGGAGACGATGCACAACGCACTGGACCGGTACGAGGCGACCCGGTCGGCCGGTCAGTTCGGTCCGACCGGGACGATGCTCGTCGGACTGGCCGGCGTGGCGCTCGTCGTCGCTGGCATCGGGTTCAGCGCGCTGGTATCGGCCGGCACAGCCCCGTTTAGTGTCGGCGGGACGACGGCGGACCTCGCTATTGCCGCCGTCGTCGCTATCGTCGGGCTGGCACTGAACCTCGGGACGGTTGCCGGAAAAATCTGA
- a CDS encoding PQQ-binding-like beta-propeller repeat protein — MSSQRGWTASLGEIPPARSRHQGRRSAVTLTDGLAVVGTADGNLRAFDVSTDADPQRHRWQYDTDGDPSVVGAVPFDGGFVVGERSARGEIRCHDADGGLRWRYESRADLGEPQQNTRFLLPFVASLATDGDRLYAAARRYERRTDDNGTDQRHFESVVYAFTPDGTVEWTYRTDGSPISLDADDGRVAVAYNRCPGDHQHGLVVLDANDGDPRWMWDPGTDGQRRVGDVALLADGVVVSSHGDYCGYRLDSGGRERWRVPLATPTDVGGDTVYAYPNHVHATAEGAVFVTGNTYPEEGRETEARHPREHTATGVSPDGDRRWDAPVGGFASGLGTDGSLLAVPGAQNFRDRDADDHALRLFDVVDGPVGTLDTDGVVTAAAVADGTAVAVEEPVVYHDEGRERGTYRLHRVGIENEMAQPRC, encoded by the coding sequence ATGAGTAGCCAGCGCGGATGGACCGCGTCGCTCGGTGAGATACCCCCGGCCCGCTCGCGTCATCAGGGCCGCCGCTCCGCAGTGACGCTGACCGACGGGCTGGCAGTCGTCGGGACCGCTGATGGGAATCTTCGGGCGTTCGACGTATCGACGGACGCCGACCCGCAACGTCATCGATGGCAATACGACACGGATGGCGACCCCAGCGTCGTCGGGGCAGTGCCGTTCGACGGCGGCTTCGTTGTCGGCGAACGCAGCGCACGCGGCGAGATCCGTTGTCACGACGCTGACGGGGGCCTGCGCTGGCGGTACGAAAGCAGGGCGGACCTCGGCGAGCCACAGCAAAACACCCGCTTCCTGCTCCCCTTCGTCGCGAGTCTCGCCACTGACGGCGACCGCCTGTACGCTGCCGCCCGACGGTACGAGCGCCGGACCGACGACAACGGGACCGACCAGCGCCACTTCGAGAGCGTCGTGTACGCGTTCACGCCCGATGGAACCGTCGAGTGGACCTACCGGACCGACGGCTCACCGATATCGCTCGACGCCGACGACGGTCGCGTCGCCGTCGCGTACAACCGCTGCCCCGGCGACCACCAGCACGGCCTCGTCGTCCTCGACGCCAACGACGGCGACCCGCGCTGGATGTGGGACCCCGGGACCGACGGCCAGCGCCGCGTCGGCGATGTGGCCCTGCTTGCCGACGGCGTTGTCGTCTCCAGCCACGGCGACTACTGTGGCTACCGGCTCGACAGCGGCGGCCGGGAGCGCTGGCGCGTCCCGCTTGCGACGCCGACCGACGTGGGCGGGGACACCGTCTATGCCTACCCCAATCACGTCCACGCGACGGCCGAGGGCGCGGTGTTCGTCACCGGCAACACCTACCCCGAGGAGGGCCGCGAGACTGAGGCTCGTCATCCCCGGGAACACACCGCAACTGGCGTCTCGCCCGACGGCGACCGCCGCTGGGACGCGCCCGTCGGCGGCTTCGCCAGCGGGCTGGGGACCGACGGCTCGCTGCTGGCCGTTCCCGGCGCACAGAACTTCCGGGACCGCGACGCCGACGACCACGCCCTGCGGTTGTTCGATGTCGTCGACGGCCCTGTCGGTACGCTCGACACCGACGGCGTCGTGACAGCGGCCGCAGTCGCGGACGGTACTGCCGTCGCCGTCGAGGAACCGGTCGTCTACCACGACGAGGGCCGCGAGCGCGGCACGTACCGGTTGCATCGAGTCGGAATCGAGAACGAGATGGCCCAGCCGCGCTGTTGA
- a CDS encoding DUF3209 family protein encodes MSCYEIEALRLGLMNVLGTEDDHARQHAEQELEGHMTGPIEALAGAETLAGIERHLDAALVDLEEEIAATDEDDPEYDYLRGRLVAVRDAERAVSRITMQGEDVLSGLGEAHDVLHEAFPVDE; translated from the coding sequence ATGAGCTGCTACGAAATCGAGGCCCTTCGACTGGGCCTCATGAACGTTCTCGGTACCGAAGACGACCACGCGCGCCAGCACGCGGAACAGGAGCTGGAGGGCCACATGACCGGCCCGATAGAGGCCCTTGCCGGCGCGGAGACGCTCGCCGGGATCGAGCGCCACCTCGACGCGGCGCTCGTAGACCTCGAAGAGGAAATCGCCGCGACCGACGAGGACGACCCCGAGTACGACTACCTCCGGGGCCGACTTGTTGCAGTCCGCGACGCCGAGCGGGCGGTGTCGCGCATCACCATGCAGGGCGAGGACGTTCTCAGTGGTCTCGGTGAGGCCCACGACGTCCTCCACGAGGCGTTCCCTGTCGATGAGTAG
- a CDS encoding CbiX/SirB N-terminal domain-containing protein, translated as MSEATTAPKTLNDEAVLLAGHGSRREKSNEQVRELAVELEGRLGIPVDAAFLELAEPAIDEAIAGLAGAVSEVSVVHLSLFAASHVKNDVPLAVEQAREAHPELTINNGAHLGVHPALLDLLDDRAAAVEAELGVDREEDEVAAVVCARGSSDPDANADVHKLARLLYEGREFDRVEASFIGVTEPLLDDTLHDIAKTRPDAVVVIPYMLGDGVLTGRIKDGAREFDEEYPYVDAAPGEPLGTDTRLLDVLGDRWQEARTGSVEMSCDTCKYKVELDGYEEDQGGARAMLRALTHQAEHADRENVDDDPHVHDAPEKHVAVCTNQTCAQDGAPAVLERLRQAARDSDQCDARITRSSCLGRCGEGPMVAVYPDGVWYGGVEDEDADEIVSSHLDRDRIVSELVDQTL; from the coding sequence ATGAGCGAAGCTACCACTGCTCCGAAGACACTCAACGACGAAGCAGTGTTGCTGGCTGGCCACGGCTCCCGCCGCGAGAAGTCCAACGAACAGGTCCGCGAGCTCGCAGTCGAGCTTGAGGGACGGCTGGGGATTCCCGTTGATGCCGCCTTCCTCGAACTCGCAGAGCCGGCCATCGACGAGGCCATCGCGGGGCTGGCCGGGGCAGTCTCGGAAGTGTCGGTGGTCCACCTTTCGCTGTTCGCCGCCAGCCACGTGAAAAACGACGTGCCGCTGGCCGTCGAGCAGGCCCGCGAGGCCCACCCCGAGCTGACGATCAACAACGGCGCACATCTGGGCGTCCACCCGGCACTGCTCGACCTGCTGGACGACCGCGCGGCCGCTGTCGAGGCCGAACTGGGCGTCGACCGCGAAGAGGACGAGGTGGCCGCCGTCGTCTGTGCCCGCGGCTCCAGCGACCCGGACGCCAACGCCGATGTCCACAAGCTTGCCCGGCTCCTGTACGAGGGCCGCGAGTTCGACCGCGTGGAGGCTTCATTCATCGGCGTCACCGAGCCACTGCTGGACGATACGCTCCACGACATCGCGAAGACCCGACCCGATGCCGTCGTCGTGATTCCGTACATGCTCGGCGACGGCGTGCTGACCGGCCGCATCAAGGACGGCGCACGCGAGTTTGACGAGGAATACCCATACGTCGACGCCGCGCCGGGCGAGCCGCTCGGGACTGACACCCGTCTGCTCGACGTGCTCGGCGACCGCTGGCAGGAAGCCCGCACCGGGAGCGTCGAGATGTCCTGTGACACCTGCAAGTACAAGGTCGAACTCGACGGCTACGAGGAGGATCAGGGCGGCGCTCGCGCGATGCTGCGGGCGCTGACCCATCAGGCCGAACACGCCGACCGCGAGAACGTCGACGACGACCCGCACGTCCACGACGCCCCCGAGAAACACGTCGCCGTCTGCACGAACCAGACCTGTGCACAGGACGGCGCGCCGGCGGTCCTCGAACGACTGCGTCAGGCCGCCCGCGATAGCGACCAGTGCGACGCCCGCATCACACGGTCGTCGTGTCTCGGTCGCTGTGGCGAGGGGCCGATGGTCGCCGTCTACCCCGACGGCGTCTGGTACGGCGGCGTCGAAGACGAGGATGCTGACGAGATTGTGTCCTCGCACTTGGATCGGGACCGCATCGTGAGCGAACTCGTCGACCAGACCCTTTGA
- a CDS encoding cobalamin biosynthesis protein, producing MSVETGAPNDMLAAHPETAYFWGRVAGDGECEDGCVTVRTNDETAARRLASVAGAERADRRIVERAYAHDTSITRQEEEFTVQVVGGLADRASAALGLPFDGDSGGYRFDALADYDRQLLRGLLEGCGTVCFKSDDNAVGISFVHEDERLLRTVQTLLDRCPVEAPYDDLSETSSGYWFGVDDDAAPALGDWLYEGSEETGLFAPSRRRKLRKSVERVRER from the coding sequence ATGAGCGTCGAAACCGGCGCGCCGAACGACATGCTCGCCGCCCATCCCGAGACGGCGTATTTCTGGGGGCGAGTCGCCGGCGACGGCGAGTGCGAGGACGGCTGTGTCACCGTCCGTACCAATGATGAGACGGCTGCTCGGCGGCTCGCGTCCGTTGCCGGGGCCGAGCGGGCCGACCGCCGCATCGTCGAGCGGGCCTACGCTCACGACACTTCGATTACCCGCCAAGAGGAGGAGTTCACGGTGCAGGTCGTCGGTGGCCTCGCCGACCGCGCCAGTGCAGCGCTTGGCCTGCCGTTCGACGGCGACTCGGGCGGCTATCGCTTCGACGCGCTGGCCGACTACGACCGCCAGCTCCTCCGGGGCTTGCTCGAAGGCTGTGGCACCGTCTGTTTCAAGTCCGACGACAACGCGGTCGGCATCTCATTCGTCCACGAAGACGAGCGCCTGCTTCGGACGGTGCAGACGCTGCTGGACCGCTGTCCGGTCGAGGCGCCCTACGACGACCTCTCGGAGACCTCGTCGGGCTACTGGTTCGGCGTCGACGACGACGCGGCACCTGCCCTCGGCGACTGGCTGTACGAGGGCAGCGAGGAGACGGGGCTGTTCGCGCCGAGCCGGCGGCGCAAGCTCCGGAAAAGCGTCGAACGAGTCCGAGAACGATGA
- a CDS encoding ferredoxin — MYRITIDRDACDGVFACLVRDGRFAEDGEGLATLDTDGPTELEVDDAHTVAARFDDDRRDDAEQAAAACPLDAIHVESVEEDVAADAASGGDTEEVQP, encoded by the coding sequence ATGTACCGAATCACCATCGACCGCGACGCCTGCGACGGCGTGTTCGCCTGTCTCGTCCGCGACGGGCGCTTCGCCGAGGACGGTGAGGGGCTGGCGACCCTCGACACTGACGGGCCGACCGAACTGGAGGTCGACGACGCCCACACCGTTGCGGCGAGGTTCGACGACGACCGCCGTGACGACGCCGAGCAGGCCGCTGCAGCCTGTCCGCTGGACGCGATTCACGTGGAATCCGTTGAGGAGGACGTGGCGGCAGATGCCGCCTCCGGTGGCGATACAGAGGAGGTCCAGCCATGA
- the cobJ gene encoding precorrin-3B C(17)-methyltransferase, producing the protein MSTDNTTDASTETESKCGASEARSASESASGNAASEAEAGPDTGSKCGASSASSSTETTPDTGDDTASKCGASSSDSSSSSSSSSCGASSSSSESDDEEEVGATVDDFDAEPGQLIAVGLGPGQPEGMTARARSALLDAEHIVGYTTYVELLPDEVTDAAEDIYNTPMCGEVSRTEEAIDRALAGNDVAIIGSGDPNVYALAGLALEIIESKGATATMLDFDVVPGVPAAQSCAARVGAPLVNDTVSISLSDHLTDMPTIESRLHAAAKEGFTITIYNPWSRKRRDNYEKCCEILLEHRDPETPVGVVHAAGREDEQVEIVELGDLPELGETDLVDMTTTLLVGNEDTYVWDDRMVTPRGYETKYDY; encoded by the coding sequence ATGAGCACTGACAACACCACCGACGCGAGTACAGAGACGGAATCGAAATGCGGCGCAAGCGAGGCGCGAAGCGCCTCGGAAAGCGCGAGCGGCAACGCCGCGAGCGAAGCGGAAGCGGGGCCCGACACCGGCTCCAAATGCGGCGCAAGCTCGGCAAGCTCGTCCACAGAAACGACGCCGGACACAGGCGACGATACGGCGTCGAAGTGTGGGGCGTCCTCGTCCGACTCCTCGTCGTCATCCAGCAGCAGTTCCTGCGGTGCGTCCTCATCGTCCAGCGAATCGGACGACGAGGAGGAAGTCGGTGCGACTGTCGACGACTTCGATGCCGAGCCGGGCCAGCTCATCGCCGTGGGTCTTGGCCCCGGCCAGCCAGAGGGGATGACCGCCCGCGCCCGCTCCGCGCTGCTGGACGCCGAGCATATCGTCGGCTACACGACCTACGTCGAACTGCTGCCCGACGAAGTGACCGACGCCGCCGAGGACATCTACAACACGCCGATGTGTGGCGAGGTGTCCCGAACCGAGGAGGCCATCGACCGCGCGCTGGCGGGCAACGACGTGGCCATCATCGGCAGCGGCGACCCGAACGTGTACGCGCTGGCCGGCCTCGCACTGGAGATCATCGAATCGAAGGGCGCGACGGCGACGATGCTGGACTTCGACGTGGTGCCGGGCGTTCCGGCCGCCCAGTCCTGTGCGGCCCGCGTGGGCGCGCCGCTGGTCAACGACACCGTCTCCATCTCGCTGTCGGACCACCTCACGGATATGCCGACCATCGAGTCGCGGCTCCACGCCGCCGCCAAGGAGGGGTTCACTATCACCATCTACAACCCATGGAGCCGCAAGCGCCGGGACAACTACGAGAAGTGCTGTGAAATCCTCTTGGAACACCGCGACCCCGAGACGCCGGTCGGTGTCGTCCACGCCGCCGGCCGCGAGGACGAACAGGTCGAAATCGTCGAACTCGGCGACCTGCCCGAACTGGGCGAAACCGACCTCGTCGACATGACTACCACCCTGCTCGTGGGCAACGAGGACACCTACGTCTGGGACGACCGGATGGTGACGCCGCGGGGCTACGAGACCAAGTACGACTACTAA
- a CDS encoding precorrin-3B C(17)-methyltransferase produces MSSDGRQSAAAATEATRPADYGTLYVVGIGPGLPHDMTQRAKDVIQTADCIIASNLYQEFLRKDGTLPPQSAELDGETDDGEIADEEGAVLERPDGSRQTLIRSSMGKQVELAREAFERVRAGEDIAHVSGGDPNVYGKSDLLFTMADADDADDVPIEIVPGVTAALSGAANLGAPLSNDFCTISLSDKWRGWEEIEEKLRAAAISGFVVVLYNCWRDYERAVDVLREERADDVPAAIVNDSGRGEAGRNLDDETETITTLGELTEHDDKVGGMGSSIVVGTHETEVWRNDYQEFLVTPRGGRDVDDF; encoded by the coding sequence ATGAGCAGCGACGGACGCCAGTCGGCAGCGGCCGCGACCGAGGCGACGCGCCCCGCTGACTACGGAACGCTGTACGTTGTCGGTATCGGCCCGGGGCTGCCCCACGACATGACCCAGCGGGCGAAAGACGTCATCCAGACCGCCGACTGCATCATCGCCTCGAACCTCTATCAGGAGTTCCTGCGGAAAGACGGGACGCTTCCGCCCCAGTCTGCCGAACTCGACGGCGAAACCGACGACGGCGAAATCGCCGATGAGGAAGGGGCCGTGCTGGAACGGCCCGACGGCAGCCGGCAGACGCTCATTCGGTCGTCGATGGGCAAGCAGGTCGAACTCGCCCGCGAAGCGTTCGAGCGGGTCCGTGCCGGCGAGGACATCGCCCACGTCTCCGGCGGCGACCCGAACGTCTACGGGAAGTCCGACCTGCTGTTTACGATGGCCGACGCCGACGACGCCGACGACGTGCCAATCGAAATCGTCCCCGGCGTGACCGCGGCGCTGTCGGGGGCGGCGAACCTCGGCGCACCGCTGTCGAACGATTTCTGTACCATCTCGCTGTCCGACAAGTGGCGCGGCTGGGAGGAAATCGAGGAGAAGCTCCGGGCAGCCGCGATCAGCGGCTTCGTCGTTGTTCTCTACAACTGCTGGCGCGACTACGAGCGGGCCGTCGACGTGTTGCGAGAGGAACGAGCGGACGACGTGCCCGCCGCTATCGTCAACGACTCCGGCCGCGGCGAGGCCGGCCGCAACCTCGACGACGAGACGGAGACGATTACGACGCTCGGCGAACTGACCGAGCACGACGACAAGGTCGGCGGCATGGGCTCGTCCATCGTCGTCGGCACCCACGAGACTGAAGTCTGGCGCAACGACTACCAGGAGTTCCTCGTCACCCCGCGCGGCGGGCGTGACGTCGACGATTTCTAA
- a CDS encoding SDR family oxidoreductase — protein MTTLLEDKAAVVTGGASGFGRAICRRYAEHGADVIVADQQEEPREGGQPTHELVEAETDRDAHFVECDVTNPDDLEVAVAAAEELGGIDIMVNNAGISEIADFYETTEEDYDRLMDVNTKGVFFGAKIATEAMRENGGGTVINMSSSGGIRGTGLLVNYCTSKGAVRLFTYALADRLSNYDIRVNAIHPGYSKTQMFEDERIDDTTKMMLKELIPSGRFGEPEEIADAATFLASDMASYVNGESLVVDGGLSNT, from the coding sequence ATGACAACACTGCTCGAAGACAAGGCGGCAGTCGTCACGGGTGGCGCGAGCGGGTTCGGCCGGGCGATCTGCCGACGATACGCGGAGCACGGTGCTGACGTGATTGTCGCAGACCAGCAGGAGGAGCCCCGTGAGGGCGGTCAACCGACCCACGAACTAGTCGAAGCCGAGACCGACCGAGACGCACACTTCGTCGAGTGTGACGTGACCAATCCCGACGATCTGGAAGTGGCCGTCGCCGCGGCCGAAGAACTGGGCGGTATCGATATCATGGTCAACAACGCCGGGATCTCCGAGATCGCGGACTTCTACGAAACGACGGAGGAAGATTACGACCGGCTCATGGACGTAAACACGAAGGGCGTGTTCTTCGGTGCGAAGATCGCAACGGAGGCGATGCGGGAGAACGGCGGCGGGACCGTCATCAATATGTCCAGTTCGGGCGGTATCCGCGGTACCGGGCTGCTGGTCAACTACTGCACTTCCAAGGGTGCGGTTCGACTGTTCACCTACGCGCTCGCGGACCGCCTGAGCAACTACGATATCAGAGTTAACGCCATCCATCCGGGCTACAGCAAGACCCAGATGTTCGAGGACGAGCGGATCGACGACACGACCAAAATGATGCTGAAGGAACTCATCCCTTCCGGACGCTTCGGCGAACCCGAAGAGATCGCCGACGCGGCGACGTTCCTCGCCAGCGACATGGCCTCCTACGTCAACGGCGAGAGTCTTGTCGTCGATGGGGGACTGAGCAACACCTGA